Proteins co-encoded in one Candidatus Jidaibacter acanthamoeba genomic window:
- a CDS encoding ankyrin repeat domain-containing protein: protein MKQNIEYTSQNNFNAADTQQDLITAIKDANEEAAKQLLEQDGSTYSEYIKSKALRLTVQFNMAEIANILIIKGADINATDSSGNTPLIFAAESGDISSMQLLLSKGAYVNAQNRKGNTALMLAINAEVVELLMKNGADINIENNTNRTALNIAIENEKTAIIELLIKKESKVNMIAPILHQNKNFSYSIHQGDNKGWVKMIGRENEIKLRNLQF from the coding sequence ATGAAACAAAATATAGAATATACCTCCCAAAATAACTTTAATGCGGCCGATACACAACAAGATTTAATCACTGCTATTAAAGATGCTAATGAAGAAGCTGCCAAACAACTTTTAGAGCAGGACGGCTCCACATATTCTGAGTATATAAAAAGTAAGGCATTAAGGCTTACGGTTCAATTCAATATGGCTGAGATAGCGAATATTTTAATTATTAAAGGCGCTGATATTAATGCAACAGACAGCAGTGGTAATACTCCTCTAATTTTTGCGGCTGAGAGCGGAGATATAAGCAGTATGCAATTACTCCTAAGTAAAGGAGCATATGTTAATGCGCAAAATAGAAAAGGTAACACCGCTTTGATGCTGGCTATAAATGCTGAAGTAGTAGAATTACTCATGAAAAACGGCGCTGATATAAATATTGAAAACAACACAAATAGAACTGCATTAAATATTGCAATCGAGAATGAGAAGACAGCTATTATAGAGCTACTTATAAAAAAAGAATCTAAAGTAAATATGATTGCTCCGATATTGCACCAAAATAAAAACTTTTCATATTCTATCCACCAAGGCGATAATAAAGGTTGGGTAAAAATGATAGGCAGAGAAAATGAAATCAAACTACGTAATTTACAATTTTAA
- a CDS encoding YihY/virulence factor BrkB family protein, whose translation MKSRLKTLLRCFYKAIYDTVYHEGVEHAGYMAFLLMLTIFPTLVFFVALVGFFGKQNLSELLVNLILESSWANFIEALKPRIIEITSSPPQSLLTIAIISALWTASSIFEGLRTILNKAYKITTTATYLKRRLISFLEFAGLMMITIILLVTLLIVPWIWNYVYMFVEIYDNPLINFIGKPTHMLRYLILIFFGFLLVSGLYYYLPNRKMKFTLTFPGTIAVLLGWAISSALFRLYLSYFPSINIIYGSIAGVIIALLYFYICSLIFIFGAEFNYQVETQFGLNVNFYTRKKDNA comes from the coding sequence ATGAAAAGTAGATTAAAAACACTTTTGCGTTGCTTTTATAAAGCAATATATGACACTGTGTACCACGAAGGCGTTGAACATGCGGGTTACATGGCATTTTTACTGATGCTGACTATTTTTCCAACCCTTGTATTTTTTGTCGCTTTAGTTGGGTTTTTCGGCAAACAGAACTTATCTGAACTATTAGTTAATTTAATTCTTGAAAGCTCATGGGCTAATTTTATTGAAGCTTTAAAACCGAGGATTATTGAAATCACTTCCAGCCCACCGCAAAGTTTACTTACTATTGCGATTATAAGTGCACTCTGGACTGCTTCTTCTATATTTGAGGGGTTACGTACTATTTTAAATAAAGCTTATAAGATAACTACAACAGCCACCTATTTAAAAAGACGTCTGATAAGTTTTCTGGAATTTGCCGGCTTAATGATGATAACTATTATTTTACTGGTTACCTTGTTAATCGTGCCTTGGATATGGAATTATGTATATATGTTTGTAGAAATTTACGATAACCCGCTAATTAATTTTATAGGTAAACCGACACATATGCTCCGCTACCTGATTTTAATCTTCTTCGGCTTTCTACTTGTCTCAGGGCTTTACTATTATTTACCGAACAGAAAGATGAAATTCACCCTGACATTCCCGGGCACGATTGCCGTGCTCTTAGGATGGGCAATATCTTCAGCCTTATTTAGATTATATTTGAGTTATTTTCCTTCAATTAATATAATTTACGGGAGTATTGCAGGGGTAATAATAGCCCTGCTCTATTTTTATATATGTAGCTTAATATTCATTTTCGGGGCTGAATTCAATTATCAGGTTGAAACCCAATTCGGTTTAAATGTAAACTTCTATACCAGAAAGAAGGATAATGCTTAA
- the uvrB gene encoding excinuclease ABC subunit UvrB, which yields MSIFDLQSSYQPAGDQPRAIDMLERGIKANKKDQVLLGVTGSGKTFTMAHLIARTGKPALIMAHNKTLAAQLYSEMKSFFPNNAVEYFVSYYDYYQPEAYIANKDVFIEKDAQINERIDLLRHSATRALLERKDAIVVASVSCIYGLGSPELYLQMTFKIEKSTKVDRNGIMRKLVDLQYQRNDIDFKRGTFRARGDNLDIFPSHYQDRAWRVSLFGDDVEKIYEFDPLTGEKIKDLEEITVFANSHYVTPRPTLEQSIKFIKEEMRKRVEWFREHNRLIEAQRIEERTKFDLEMMIESGSCKGIENYSRYLSGRGAGQPPPTLFEYLPSNALLFVDESHVTVPQVGGMFNGDRARKNVLVEYGFRLPSALDNRPLTFAEWDSMRPQTIFVSATPGKLELKYTNGEYAEQVIRPTGLIDPICTIKPVETQVDDLLNECRNAVEKGERVLVTTLTKKMSENLTEYLTDIGIKAVYLHSDIDTIERVEIIRDLRKGIYDVLVGVNLLREGLDIPECSLVAILDADKEGFLRSETSLIQTIGRAARNIEGRAILYADKLTESIKRAMGETERRRKIQQQYNEEHGITPQTIKKSIRDIIESVYEHDHLTIETEGKLESPEKIKSKIQKLHKEMLKFAAELEFEKAAEIRDQIQKLEESILFK from the coding sequence ATGAGCATATTTGATTTACAATCAAGCTATCAACCTGCAGGGGATCAACCAAGAGCAATTGATATGCTTGAACGGGGGATCAAAGCTAATAAAAAAGATCAGGTATTACTTGGTGTAACGGGTTCCGGTAAAACTTTTACCATGGCGCATCTTATTGCAAGAACCGGAAAGCCGGCTCTTATTATGGCGCATAATAAAACTCTGGCGGCTCAGCTGTATTCGGAAATGAAAAGCTTTTTCCCGAATAATGCGGTTGAATATTTTGTTTCATATTATGATTATTATCAACCTGAAGCATATATAGCAAATAAAGATGTTTTTATCGAAAAAGATGCACAGATTAATGAAAGGATTGATTTACTCAGGCACTCCGCAACCAGGGCGCTTTTAGAGCGTAAAGATGCAATTGTAGTTGCCTCCGTCTCATGTATATATGGTCTCGGCTCGCCTGAACTTTATCTGCAAATGACTTTTAAAATTGAAAAGAGCACTAAGGTTGATCGCAATGGCATTATGAGGAAACTGGTAGACTTGCAATATCAGCGTAATGATATAGATTTTAAGCGTGGTACCTTTAGAGCAAGGGGAGATAACCTGGACATTTTTCCTTCGCATTATCAGGATAGAGCATGGAGAGTAAGCTTGTTCGGTGATGATGTAGAAAAAATTTATGAATTTGATCCATTAACAGGAGAAAAGATTAAAGACCTGGAAGAAATTACCGTATTTGCGAATAGCCACTATGTTACTCCAAGGCCAACCCTCGAGCAATCGATTAAGTTTATAAAAGAAGAAATGCGCAAGCGTGTAGAATGGTTTCGAGAGCATAACAGATTAATCGAAGCACAGCGCATTGAAGAGCGCACTAAGTTTGATCTTGAGATGATGATTGAATCGGGAAGCTGTAAAGGTATTGAAAATTATTCCAGATATCTTTCCGGTAGAGGAGCAGGGCAGCCGCCGCCGACATTATTTGAGTATTTACCCTCCAATGCGTTATTGTTCGTTGATGAAAGCCATGTAACCGTGCCTCAGGTGGGCGGAATGTTTAATGGGGATCGGGCTCGGAAAAATGTTTTGGTTGAATACGGGTTTAGATTACCTTCGGCTTTAGATAATCGGCCGCTTACTTTTGCCGAATGGGATTCAATGCGACCGCAAACCATATTTGTTTCTGCTACTCCCGGCAAATTAGAATTAAAATATACAAACGGAGAATATGCCGAGCAGGTGATCAGGCCGACCGGTCTTATAGATCCAATATGCACGATAAAGCCGGTTGAAACCCAAGTAGATGATTTATTAAATGAGTGCAGGAATGCAGTAGAAAAAGGAGAAAGAGTTCTGGTCACTACACTTACCAAAAAGATGTCCGAGAACTTGACCGAGTATTTAACCGATATCGGAATTAAGGCGGTTTATTTGCACTCTGATATTGACACCATTGAGCGTGTGGAAATTATCAGAGATCTTAGAAAAGGTATTTATGACGTTTTGGTTGGGGTTAACTTGCTAAGGGAAGGGTTGGATATTCCGGAGTGCTCCTTAGTTGCTATTCTTGATGCTGATAAAGAAGGATTTTTACGTTCGGAAACTTCACTTATCCAAACTATCGGAAGAGCGGCCAGAAACATAGAAGGCAGAGCCATTCTTTATGCTGATAAACTTACCGAATCAATTAAGCGGGCTATGGGAGAAACCGAAAGGAGAAGGAAGATACAGCAGCAGTATAATGAAGAGCATGGAATTACTCCGCAAACTATTAAAAAATCAATCAGAGATATAATTGAAAGCGTTTATGAGCATGATCATTTAACGATTGAAACTGAAGGGAAGCTTGAAAGCCCTGAAAAGATTAAGTCTAAAATTCAAAAATTACATAAAGAAATGCTTAAATTTGCAGCTGAACTTGAGTTTGAGAAAGCAGCGGAGATCAGGGATCAAATTCAAAAGCTGGAAGAAAGTATTCTATTTAAATAA
- a CDS encoding bifunctional 5,10-methylenetetrahydrofolate dehydrogenase/5,10-methenyltetrahydrofolate cyclohydrolase codes for MANCQIIDGRKIAEEYYARLKADVDYLKEKHHLIPGLAVILVGDDQSSIVYVNHKLRRAKEIGINIFEYPLPEKISSKVLIAKIEHLNNDHRVHGILLQLPLPGHLDSHEIINYIDSEKDVDGFTIKNIGLLSSWRDCLEPCTPKGVLILLKRIFGEDLSGKKAAVIGRSMIVGRPMAMMLLKENCTVTVLHSKSENIEEECKRADILISATGNPGMLKASWVKEGACVIDVGIVRREGKLYGDVDFDDVKQVAGYLTPVPGGVGPMTVACMLGNTIKAACAQKKISLEKERNEK; via the coding sequence ATGGCTAATTGCCAAATTATTGACGGTAGAAAGATAGCAGAAGAATATTATGCACGACTTAAAGCTGATGTGGATTATTTAAAGGAAAAACATCACCTTATTCCCGGCCTTGCAGTAATTTTAGTCGGTGATGACCAGTCAAGCATAGTTTATGTAAATCATAAGTTAAGAAGAGCAAAGGAAATCGGAATCAATATTTTTGAATATCCGCTGCCTGAGAAAATTTCTTCTAAAGTACTAATTGCAAAAATTGAGCATTTAAACAATGACCATCGCGTACACGGTATTTTACTGCAACTTCCCCTCCCCGGCCATTTAGATTCTCATGAAATAATCAACTATATTGATTCTGAAAAAGATGTAGATGGTTTTACAATCAAAAATATCGGGTTACTCAGCTCATGGCGGGATTGCCTTGAACCGTGTACACCAAAAGGCGTACTGATCCTTTTAAAGCGCATTTTCGGGGAAGATTTATCGGGGAAAAAAGCTGCCGTGATCGGTAGATCCATGATTGTCGGTAGACCGATGGCTATGATGTTACTTAAAGAAAACTGTACGGTAACTGTTTTACATTCAAAGTCTGAAAATATTGAAGAAGAGTGCAAACGAGCCGATATTTTAATTTCTGCAACCGGTAATCCCGGAATGTTGAAGGCAAGCTGGGTTAAAGAAGGGGCATGTGTTATTGATGTTGGGATAGTAAGAAGAGAGGGGAAACTTTACGGAGATGTGGATTTTGATGATGTAAAACAAGTCGCCGGCTATTTAACTCCTGTTCCAGGAGGAGTAGGTCCCATGACTGTTGCTTGTATGCTCGGCAATACAATTAAAGCTGCATGTGCTCAAAAAAAGATATCTCTTGAGAAAGAAAGAAATGAAAAGTAG
- a CDS encoding Rpn family recombination-promoting nuclease/putative transposase, translated as MKSRLAEMSAKKVSNSQPHDVFFKKAMANPRVAKEFFEAHLPKEIRNKVDLNTLKPESESFPDNSLGKGMVDMLFSVNFGEEKGYFYLLVEHQSKPDYWMPFRLYKYMLRICDKHLKKHPKAKHLPFIYPMIFYAGLEKYTAPLDLWSLFDDPSLAKQIYNDPFQLIEVQKTEDEELRKRVWSGVMEYIMKRIFARDILPFLRNIQPLLREISEKDSNYIIDILWYTVEAGESERAEEIIEAFKEAVTEEGRRDIMTIADRLIEKGVQQGIEKGMQQGMQQGMQQVAINMLDMGQSISFISKATGLSELEIRKLQSIRSKKH; from the coding sequence TTGAAAAGTCGATTAGCCGAAATGTCCGCCAAGAAAGTAAGTAATAGCCAACCGCATGATGTTTTTTTCAAAAAAGCAATGGCTAACCCGAGGGTAGCAAAAGAGTTCTTCGAAGCACATTTGCCTAAAGAAATAAGAAATAAAGTGGACCTGAATACTTTGAAACCCGAGAGTGAAAGCTTCCCGGATAACAGCTTAGGTAAGGGTATGGTGGATATGCTCTTTTCAGTAAACTTCGGCGAAGAGAAAGGGTATTTTTATTTATTGGTCGAGCATCAAAGTAAGCCTGATTACTGGATGCCGTTCAGGTTATATAAATATATGCTTCGTATTTGTGATAAGCACCTAAAGAAGCACCCTAAAGCTAAGCATTTACCGTTTATATATCCGATGATATTTTATGCCGGACTGGAAAAATATACTGCTCCACTTGATCTATGGAGCTTATTTGATGATCCCTCTCTTGCTAAGCAAATATATAATGACCCGTTCCAACTGATAGAGGTGCAAAAGACAGAAGATGAGGAGCTGAGAAAAAGGGTGTGGTCGGGAGTAATGGAATATATAATGAAGAGGATATTTGCACGCGACATTTTACCTTTTTTAAGGAATATACAGCCGCTGTTAAGGGAAATAAGCGAGAAAGATAGTAATTACATAATAGACATTTTGTGGTATACTGTAGAAGCTGGTGAAAGTGAAAGAGCCGAAGAGATAATAGAGGCGTTTAAAGAGGCGGTAACCGAAGAAGGAAGGAGAGATATTATGACTATTGCGGATAGACTTATAGAGAAAGGCGTACAACAAGGGATTGAAAAAGGAATGCAGCAGGGTATGCAACAGGGTATGCAGCAAGTGGCTATTAATATGCTTGATATGGGACAAAGCATATCATTTATCTCCAAAGCTACTGGATTATCTGAATTAGAGATAAGGAAGCTGCAATCTATTCGCTCTAAAAAGCATTAA
- a CDS encoding type II secretion system protein — protein sequence MKDVNKNLLNQKGFTLVELSIVLVIIGFLIAGVSAGNNLIRQAQLRSVITDFQQYATTYNNFLTKYSKVPGDMDTAYYLWNTNCAASSAICVGNNNGVINYDNASTTNNEVNKAWKHLQLAGMLNANIVAVTATTTAIGTNAPASKISGGGYIMAGNITPFSSTTNAVFLGAPLASDTLLTGILNPDSAWSIDQKMDDGGSDASGNFVGGTSGIVRSLDGSGAAVGACVASATGYYNMTTTSSACRIGMALN from the coding sequence ATGAAAGACGTTAATAAGAATTTATTAAATCAAAAAGGTTTTACGCTTGTAGAGCTTTCGATCGTGTTAGTTATTATAGGGTTTTTAATTGCGGGGGTATCTGCCGGTAATAATCTTATAAGACAGGCACAATTACGCTCAGTAATTACTGATTTTCAACAATATGCAACAACATATAATAACTTTTTAACTAAATACAGTAAAGTTCCGGGTGATATGGATACCGCATACTATCTTTGGAATACTAACTGCGCGGCATCTTCGGCGATTTGCGTCGGCAATAATAACGGAGTAATCAACTATGATAATGCTTCAACTACTAATAATGAAGTTAACAAAGCATGGAAACATTTGCAGCTGGCCGGTATGTTAAATGCTAATATTGTCGCTGTTACTGCAACTACAACTGCTATAGGAACAAATGCACCGGCTAGTAAGATAAGCGGCGGAGGATATATAATGGCCGGTAATATTACACCTTTTTCTTCAACAACTAATGCAGTGTTTTTAGGAGCACCGCTCGCATCTGATACATTGCTTACCGGTATACTTAACCCTGATAGTGCATGGAGTATTGATCAAAAAATGGATGATGGGGGAAGTGATGCAAGCGGAAATTTTGTCGGCGGGACTTCCGGAATTGTAAGATCTCTTGACGGAAGCGGTGCAGCAGTGGGTGCTTGTGTTGCATCGGCAACTGGGTATTATAATATGACAACTACCTCATCTGCATGCAGAATAGGTATGGCCTTAAATTAA
- a CDS encoding NAD(P)/FAD-dependent oxidoreductase: MIKTDIAIIGAGPVGLFTAFQAGMLGLKSIIIDSLEFMGGQCAALYPEKPIYDIPGFEHISGSELVENLYRQAKPFNPHLLLNNTVTCIKRENHKWQLKTSQNNEIEVSAIIIAAGGGAFGPNKPPLESIESFEGKSVFYMVNKKEGFRDKVVVVAGGGDSAVDWTIILSGIAKKVYVVHRRDKFRALPENINKMHEISKTGKIEFVIPYQLSAIRGESGYLKEVEVIDLDNNVRTIEADILLPFFGLAMELGAIADWGLNFDKKHIAVDPVNMTTNLENIYAVGDVATYKGKLKLILTGFSEAALACHSVYSVVYPNKPLHFEYSTTKGIPKI, translated from the coding sequence TTGATCAAGACTGATATAGCAATAATAGGTGCAGGCCCGGTCGGGCTTTTTACAGCCTTCCAAGCCGGTATGCTTGGCTTAAAATCAATAATAATTGATTCATTGGAATTTATGGGCGGCCAGTGTGCTGCTCTATATCCTGAGAAACCGATTTATGATATCCCTGGTTTTGAGCATATTTCAGGCTCAGAGCTTGTTGAAAATCTTTACCGACAAGCCAAACCTTTTAATCCTCACCTGCTGCTTAATAACACAGTCACCTGCATAAAAAGAGAAAATCATAAGTGGCAGCTAAAAACCTCTCAAAATAATGAGATTGAAGTATCAGCAATAATAATTGCAGCAGGCGGCGGAGCCTTCGGACCTAATAAACCCCCGCTGGAAAGTATAGAAAGCTTTGAGGGTAAAAGTGTTTTCTATATGGTAAATAAAAAGGAAGGCTTTAGAGATAAAGTAGTTGTGGTTGCCGGAGGCGGTGATTCAGCCGTTGATTGGACAATCATCCTTTCGGGTATTGCTAAAAAGGTTTATGTAGTACATAGAAGGGATAAATTCAGAGCTTTACCTGAGAATATAAACAAAATGCATGAAATATCCAAGACAGGTAAAATTGAATTTGTAATCCCCTATCAGTTAAGTGCAATCCGCGGAGAGAGCGGTTATCTGAAAGAAGTTGAAGTTATTGATTTAGATAATAATGTAAGAACTATTGAAGCGGATATACTCTTACCCTTTTTCGGTCTTGCTATGGAGCTTGGAGCAATTGCCGATTGGGGGTTAAACTTTGATAAGAAACACATTGCGGTTGATCCGGTAAATATGACTACAAACTTAGAGAATATCTATGCAGTCGGTGATGTAGCCACCTATAAAGGAAAATTGAAATTAATCCTAACTGGTTTCTCGGAAGCAGCGTTGGCTTGCCACTCAGTCTATTCTGTGGTATATCCGAATAAGCCTTTACATTTTGAATATTCCACAACTAAAGGCATACCAAAAATATAA
- a CDS encoding alpha/beta hydrolase, which produces MTKKNIFRIIIACMVLYLGVLGYIYLNQRTLLYHPEQEIIGLESYNMPTTEEIFLTTKDGVKIQAWYKKPDMGKEMVIFYHGNSGHIPQRIDKLKELNAMGYGFIIPAWRGFGKSEGFPTEEGILNDAEATIEFIKKEGYDLKKVIVIGESLGTGIATQMAAKHEFKGLLLITPYTTIQDRASEIYFYIPVKYLLKDNFDTINNISKVKVPVIIIHGDNDEIIPHTHSLKIIEKVNEPKKLIIYPGINHTNYDSKTVFTEMRNFFKSLEKDTEVKVDQD; this is translated from the coding sequence ATGACCAAGAAAAATATATTTCGTATTATTATAGCTTGCATGGTGCTTTATCTAGGGGTCTTAGGTTATATTTACTTAAATCAAAGGACGTTATTATATCATCCCGAGCAGGAAATAATCGGCTTGGAAAGTTATAACATGCCGACCACCGAAGAAATATTTTTAACTACCAAAGACGGGGTTAAAATTCAAGCATGGTATAAAAAACCGGATATGGGTAAAGAAATGGTAATATTTTACCATGGTAATTCCGGGCATATACCGCAAAGAATAGATAAATTGAAAGAATTAAATGCAATGGGTTACGGATTTATTATTCCTGCCTGGAGGGGATTCGGGAAAAGTGAAGGCTTTCCGACCGAAGAAGGAATCCTTAATGATGCGGAAGCAACTATTGAATTTATAAAAAAAGAAGGCTATGACCTTAAAAAAGTTATTGTTATAGGAGAATCTTTGGGAACGGGGATCGCCACTCAAATGGCTGCTAAGCATGAATTTAAAGGCTTGCTGTTAATTACTCCTTATACAACGATTCAAGATAGAGCAAGTGAAATATATTTCTATATCCCGGTTAAATATTTACTCAAAGATAACTTTGATACCATTAACAATATATCAAAAGTTAAGGTTCCGGTAATTATTATTCATGGTGATAACGATGAGATTATTCCACATACTCACTCATTAAAAATTATAGAAAAAGTAAATGAGCCGAAAAAGTTAATTATTTATCCGGGTATAAACCATACTAACTATGATTCAAAAACAGTGTTTACTGAAATGAGAAACTTCTTTAAAAGTTTAGAAAAAGACACTGAGGTAAAAGTTGATCAAGACTGA
- a CDS encoding WH2 domain-containing protein, protein MGLLEELNAKKGKLNKTSERSKEVEIKETEKTFSEKKASLGKVAVKSKKLEIVEKEVFQKEIDDAYKECQNNTRPLEKLKNTLQEDLLFITNTLNHLNKSGKLTPQKELEYNKFKENLQARKLYIDKKIAQFKIENSIIIEQNTLKDNISRKLDDITLEDAQALKSMFDQGKAISKMVITETGNAKDAPESEDRSALLSAIQGFNKEKLRKASHQVTNKPQKPDKESELSISQKLGSMKNPYEDILELRERTAELKLKLKTTKELKDIKIKITDLSVQLMKEISFAKKKGVNKEIIDAKQAQIHELGKVSKVVNNMIADRREADREKSDIVSEIKKHIEKLNINDLSAMNRLLSNIGNRKLSEMIDKDGKQQYKGESIASTKTTSKNEKNTHLTEQQKRSKQEHKDIKLAKKLQQEESDYELALTLQKKEDKKLAKRLDSEEKDEYLARNLQEKQDRKLAESLGTVSNKTKISHKVHSPVNKDNIGYVKNTQKSSQESNHLQPENFPGSFSILQHFYKLIENIIDLIYPKVKIEDKVSKNPVNSFKTTIKNNERQDDKPLSR, encoded by the coding sequence ATGGGATTATTAGAAGAATTAAATGCTAAAAAAGGGAAGTTAAATAAAACCTCTGAAAGAAGCAAAGAAGTAGAGATTAAAGAAACGGAAAAAACTTTTAGTGAAAAAAAAGCATCTCTTGGGAAAGTTGCTGTTAAAAGCAAAAAACTGGAGATAGTAGAAAAAGAAGTTTTTCAGAAAGAGATCGATGATGCCTACAAAGAATGCCAAAATAATACACGACCTCTAGAAAAGTTAAAAAATACATTGCAAGAAGATCTTCTATTTATAACTAATACTCTTAACCATTTAAATAAAAGCGGCAAGCTCACCCCTCAAAAAGAACTGGAATACAATAAGTTCAAAGAAAACCTCCAGGCAAGAAAATTATATATAGATAAAAAGATTGCTCAATTTAAAATTGAAAACAGTATAATTATTGAGCAGAATACATTGAAAGATAATATTTCTAGAAAACTTGACGATATCACATTAGAAGATGCCCAAGCCTTAAAATCAATGTTTGACCAAGGTAAAGCAATCTCCAAAATGGTGATAACAGAAACTGGAAACGCCAAAGATGCACCTGAAAGTGAAGATCGTTCTGCATTATTATCAGCAATTCAAGGTTTTAATAAAGAAAAGTTAAGAAAAGCATCCCACCAAGTAACCAACAAACCTCAAAAACCTGATAAGGAATCTGAGTTATCCATTTCTCAAAAATTAGGCTCAATGAAAAATCCTTATGAAGACATATTGGAACTTAGGGAAAGAACCGCAGAACTCAAACTAAAATTGAAAACTACAAAAGAGCTCAAAGATATTAAAATTAAAATTACTGATCTTTCAGTGCAATTGATGAAAGAAATTTCTTTTGCTAAGAAGAAAGGAGTGAATAAAGAAATTATAGATGCAAAGCAAGCACAAATTCATGAGCTTGGGAAAGTATCAAAAGTTGTAAATAATATGATCGCTGACAGACGTGAGGCGGATAGAGAAAAATCTGATATAGTATCGGAAATAAAGAAGCATATTGAAAAGCTTAATATAAATGATCTAAGTGCAATGAATAGATTGCTGAGCAATATCGGTAATAGAAAGCTAAGCGAGATGATTGATAAAGACGGGAAGCAACAATATAAAGGAGAATCTATAGCTTCTACTAAGACAACTTCTAAAAACGAAAAGAATACACATTTAACCGAACAACAAAAGAGAAGTAAACAAGAACATAAAGATATTAAGCTTGCTAAGAAGCTCCAACAAGAAGAATCAGATTATGAACTGGCTTTAACACTTCAGAAAAAAGAAGATAAAAAACTTGCTAAAAGATTAGATTCCGAAGAAAAAGATGAATACCTAGCACGTAACCTCCAGGAAAAGCAGGATAGAAAATTAGCGGAAAGCTTAGGTACTGTATCAAATAAAACAAAAATCAGCCATAAAGTGCATTCACCGGTAAATAAAGATAACATAGGTTATGTTAAGAATACGCAAAAATCTTCGCAAGAATCTAACCACTTACAGCCGGAAAACTTTCCCGGTAGCTTCTCAATATTACAACATTTTTATAAGTTGATAGAAAATATAATTGATTTAATCTATCCAAAAGTAAAAATAGAAGATAAAGTTAGTAAGAATCCGGTAAATAGCTTTAAAACAACTATAAAAAACAATGAAAGACAAGATGATAAGCCGCTTTCACGTTAA
- the xth gene encoding exodeoxyribonuclease III translates to MALIVSWNINSVKSRLLHLIKFIEANQPDVLLLQEIKCEKHNFPFLELEELGYNIAVHGQKSYNGVAILSKSPTEDVFTALIEEPDFKEHARYIECFTRVHGLNLRVASVYVPQGTEVDSERFAFKLRFYKAMEARYRQILMQDEMLVAGGDYNVAPENIDVYDPKKLDGSLGFHLEERKSFRSLLNMGMKDSFRVLNPLSHEYSWWDYRSSGWQHHKGMRIDQILVSPNAANHLQSAGVYSEVRGWEKASDHAPIFCKLTNL, encoded by the coding sequence ATGGCACTAATAGTCAGTTGGAATATCAATTCAGTCAAATCTCGTCTCTTACATCTGATAAAGTTTATTGAAGCTAATCAACCTGATGTTTTATTACTTCAGGAAATCAAATGTGAAAAACATAATTTTCCTTTTCTGGAACTTGAAGAACTCGGTTATAATATAGCAGTACATGGGCAAAAATCTTATAATGGAGTAGCAATATTAAGTAAGTCTCCTACTGAAGATGTTTTTACTGCCCTTATCGAAGAACCTGATTTTAAAGAGCATGCCAGGTATATAGAGTGCTTTACCCGAGTACACGGGTTAAACTTAAGAGTTGCTTCCGTATATGTACCTCAGGGCACTGAGGTGGATTCGGAAAGATTTGCTTTTAAACTTAGATTTTATAAAGCTATGGAAGCGCGTTATCGGCAAATATTAATGCAAGATGAAATGTTGGTTGCAGGGGGAGATTATAACGTTGCACCTGAAAATATAGATGTTTATGACCCGAAAAAGTTAGACGGAAGTCTAGGTTTTCATTTAGAGGAAAGAAAATCGTTTAGATCACTTTTAAATATGGGAATGAAAGACTCATTTAGAGTGCTTAATCCGCTTAGCCATGAGTATAGCTGGTGGGATTACAGAAGCAGCGGATGGCAGCATCATAAGGGCATGCGTATAGATCAAATTTTGGTTTCGCCCAATGCCGCAAATCATTTACAAAGTGCCGGTGTTTATTCCGAAGTGAGAGGATGGGAAAAAGCTTCCGATCACGCTCCTATTTTTTGCAAGCTTACTAATTTATAA